From the genome of Spirochaetota bacterium, one region includes:
- a CDS encoding flagellin, with the protein MIINHNLTAINSNKVLKFKHWDVDKSMEKLSSGMRINRAGDDASGLAVSEKMRTQIQGLRQAERNTEDGMSFVQTAEGYLNQTATILQRIRVLAVQSSNGIYTLEDRQLIQVEVSALVDEIDRIASQAEFNKFKLLLGDFSRTNPKASMWFHMGPNMHQRERVYIGTMTSLGLNLREKTGKFLANLSTAEGANRTIGIIDEALQKIAKQRADLGAYYNRLEHAAKGLMNAYENIQASESRIRDADMAETMVDLTKDQILVQSGTAMLAQANLRPRTILQLLGT; encoded by the coding sequence ATGATTATTAACCACAATCTAACAGCCATTAATTCTAACAAGGTCCTGAAGTTTAAACACTGGGACGTTGACAAATCAATGGAAAAGCTATCATCCGGTATGCGTATCAACCGCGCAGGAGATGATGCTTCAGGTCTGGCTGTTTCAGAAAAAATGAGGACTCAGATTCAGGGTTTGCGTCAGGCTGAACGAAATACTGAAGATGGCATGTCGTTTGTACAGACTGCTGAAGGGTATTTGAATCAGACTGCAACAATTCTCCAGCGAATCAGGGTTCTGGCTGTACAGTCTTCCAACGGTATTTATACGCTTGAAGACAGACAGCTCATCCAGGTTGAAGTATCAGCTCTGGTTGATGAGATTGACCGAATTGCATCCCAGGCTGAATTCAACAAATTTAAACTTTTGCTTGGTGATTTCTCACGAACCAATCCAAAGGCAAGTATGTGGTTCCATATGGGCCCCAATATGCATCAGCGGGAAAGAGTATACATTGGAACCATGACTTCATTGGGATTGAATTTACGAGAAAAAACCGGGAAGTTTTTGGCAAATCTTTCAACTGCCGAGGGTGCCAACAGAACTATTGGTATCATAGACGAAGCCTTGCAGAAGATAGCCAAACAGCGTGCTGACTTAGGTGCTTACTATAACAGATTAGAACATGCAGCAAAAGGCTTGATGAATGCGTATGAAAACATTCAGGCATCTGAAAGCCGTATACGCGACGCTGATATGGCTGAAACAATGGTAGACTTAACCAAGGATCAAATTCTTGTACAGAGTGGTACTGCGATGCTTGCTCAGGCAAATTTACGGCCACGAACAATCTTACAGCTTTTAGGAACATAA
- a CDS encoding M23 family metallopeptidase, which produces MGLNPFKESNISDLQKQLQDLISERWGHIRNKLLTQWESIKKRGNERLTIMVIPHSEKKIVNLHVTLFALTGIIVSLILILTLTSIFIINHTSTIKEVSRLKMYGSNSKIQIAKYKEEINKLYDIFQRLKPELSYLYSLTPGNRADTLWAKGGVSENIDVEQEQPSPPIEILNIEEMVQDLETAKDVLKDIKKFMRERRKVIENTPSMWPVDGFVIARYGIRTSPYTFQKEFHEGVDIASFPGAPIKVTAPGVVESVRWDNQLGLSVSVKHKYGFVTVYSHCQRVTVEEGQKVTKGEVIGYVGKTGNATRHICFYQIKIGTEFVDPLPYLNKVVNQ; this is translated from the coding sequence ATGGGATTGAATCCGTTCAAAGAGTCAAATATAAGTGACCTCCAGAAACAACTACAAGATCTCATATCTGAGAGGTGGGGTCATATCCGCAATAAACTGTTAACTCAGTGGGAATCTATTAAAAAAAGAGGAAATGAGCGATTAACCATTATGGTTATTCCTCATTCAGAGAAAAAGATTGTCAATTTACATGTTACTCTTTTTGCACTGACGGGTATTATTGTATCTTTAATACTTATATTAACCTTAACATCAATTTTTATCATCAATCATACATCTACAATAAAAGAGGTGTCCCGGCTGAAGATGTATGGTTCAAACTCTAAAATTCAGATAGCAAAGTATAAAGAAGAAATTAATAAATTATATGATATATTCCAGCGATTAAAACCGGAACTATCGTACCTCTATTCATTAACACCGGGTAACAGGGCTGATACTCTGTGGGCAAAAGGCGGTGTGTCTGAAAATATTGATGTTGAGCAGGAACAGCCCTCTCCACCTATCGAAATTTTAAACATTGAGGAAATGGTACAGGATTTAGAAACTGCAAAAGACGTTCTTAAAGATATTAAGAAATTTATGCGCGAGCGGCGTAAGGTTATTGAAAACACCCCATCTATGTGGCCTGTAGATGGCTTTGTCATTGCCCGATATGGGATACGGACATCTCCCTACACATTCCAGAAAGAATTTCATGAGGGTGTTGATATAGCATCATTCCCGGGCGCTCCTATTAAAGTTACTGCACCAGGTGTTGTTGAATCTGTAAGATGGGATAACCAGTTAGGATTGTCTGTATCGGTAAAACATAAATATGGTTTTGTTACAGTATATTCCCATTGTCAGAGGGTTACTGTTGAAGAAGGACAAAAGGTTACTAAAGGTGAAGTCATTGGCTATGTTGGGAAAACTGGCAATGCTACACGCCATATATGTTTTTATCAAATTAAAATTGGAACAGAGTTTGTAGATCCTCTTCCCTACTTAAATAAAGTTGTTAATCAATAA
- the fliM gene encoding flagellar motor switch protein FliM has translation MTEILSQDEIDALLTAISTGEADTTDYTAVKEQRKVKIYDFRRPDKFSKDQIRTLQMMHETFARLTTTALSAQLRALVSVHVASVDQLTYEEFIRSIPNPTTLAVINMDPLKGSAVLEIDPSITFTIIDKLFGGTGESTKISRELTDIELSVMEGIIVRILGNLREAWSNVIDLRPRLGNIETNPQFAQIVPPNDMVVLVTLETKVGEVEGMMNLCIPYITIEPVISKLSAQYWYSSIRKGATDENAAIIQSRLETVELPIVVEVGEVEITMEELLAIQVGDVIKLPNTKINSDMTVKVGGRKKYKCRPGVIGNRVAVQIGEKIEEIPDELLVSKRSEEE, from the coding sequence ATGACAGAGATACTTTCACAGGATGAAATTGATGCCCTATTAACTGCCATCTCAACAGGAGAGGCGGATACGACAGATTACACTGCTGTAAAAGAGCAGCGTAAGGTCAAAATCTATGATTTCAGGCGCCCTGATAAGTTTTCCAAAGACCAGATACGAACCTTACAGATGATGCATGAAACCTTTGCGCGTTTGACCACTACTGCTCTGTCAGCACAATTACGGGCGCTTGTCAGTGTACACGTTGCTTCGGTTGACCAGCTTACCTATGAAGAATTCATCCGTTCCATACCCAATCCAACAACTTTAGCTGTCATTAATATGGACCCATTAAAAGGTTCTGCGGTCCTGGAGATAGACCCTTCAATTACCTTTACTATAATAGATAAACTTTTTGGCGGTACAGGCGAATCCACCAAGATTAGCCGTGAACTGACTGACATTGAGTTATCTGTTATGGAAGGCATTATAGTGCGAATACTGGGAAATCTTCGTGAAGCATGGTCAAATGTCATAGATTTGCGTCCACGCCTTGGTAATATTGAAACCAATCCTCAGTTTGCCCAGATTGTACCGCCAAATGACATGGTGGTTCTTGTGACTCTGGAAACAAAGGTGGGCGAAGTTGAAGGGATGATGAACCTGTGTATACCCTACATTACCATAGAGCCAGTTATTTCAAAGTTATCTGCTCAGTACTGGTATTCAAGTATCCGTAAAGGTGCAACTGATGAAAATGCTGCTATAATTCAAAGCCGTCTTGAAACGGTAGAATTGCCCATAGTGGTTGAGGTTGGTGAAGTAGAAATAACTATGGAAGAGTTACTTGCCATTCAAGTTGGTGATGTGATTAAACTCCCCAATACTAAGATAAATTCAGATATGACGGTAAAAGTAGGCGGAAGAAAGAAATATAAGTGCCGCCCGGGGGTTATTGGTAACAGGGTTGCAGTACAGATAGGCGAAAAGATAGAAGAAATCCCTGATGAACTGCTTGTCAGCAAGCGAAGTGAAGAAGAATAA